The Streptomyces sp. ALI-76-A nucleotide sequence TGCATCTCCTCCGGCAGGACGTCGCCCATGGCGGCGCCCACCCGCTCGGCGACCGGGTCCACGAGCTCCTTCCAGGCGGGCAGGGTCGCCTCGACCCACTCCGCGCGGCTCCAGGCCACGGCGGAGCCGGCACCGGACGGCAGGGAGGTGGCGTCGTCCAGCCACAGGTCGGCCAGGCGGACGGCCTCGTCGACCGCGGTGCGTTCGGCGGGGCCGACGCTCGCGTCCTTCGTGCCGTCGGCGGTGCCCTGGGAGACCGTCTGGCGGGCGATCTGCTTGGCCATGTCCCAGTTCACCGGGCCGCCCTCGTACGAGAGCATCTGGCCCAGCTGCTGGAAGGCGGCGCCCAGGTCGGTGGGGTTCAGCGAACCGAACATGGCAGCGAGCGGATTGTCCGCACCGGGGCCGCCAAAGCCTCCGGAGCCGGGCAGCCCGCCGAAACCGAACGGGTTGGCCGGTCCCTGACCACCGCCGCTCTGCGGGTCCTTCTTCTTGCCCTCGTCGCCGTCGTCCGGCTCCTCCGGCGGAAGGCCGAATCCGAATGGGGTGTCACTCACGGGATTCCTCGGCTGGTAAGGCCGCCGGTTGTCCCGACGGCGCGACTGCCCGATAACACCACCCAGCGTAGACACCATGGGCGGTTCGGGCCTCGGTGCTTCGCCGACTCTCGGCCTGCGGCAGGATGGATGCCACCTGGTACGTACGCGTCACTCGCGTCCGTACTGAAGACAACCGCTGGAGACGCCCGGTGAGTTCCCCAGATCCGCAGGTTCGCGCAGCGCGAAACCAGTCAACCAGTCCCGCCATGCGCGGGCCCGTCGTCGCGGTCACCGGTGCCGCGTCCGGCATCGGTGCCCTGCTCACCGAGCGGCTCGCCGCGTCGGAGGAGATCAAGCAGGTCATCGCCCTGGACGAGCGGCGGGGCGAGTGCGCGGCGGCGCAGTGGCACATCCTGGACGTACGGGATCCGGCCATCGCGGAGAAGCTGCGAGGCGCGGACGCGGTGGTGCATCTGGCTCTCGATCTCGACCTGGAGACCGATGCCGCCGCCCGGACGGCCTACAACGTGCGGGGGACGCAGACGGTGCTGACCGCGGCCGCGGCCGCCGGGGTCCACCGGGTCGTGCTGTGCACGTCCGCCATGGTCTACGGCGCCCTGCCGGACAACGAGCTGCCGCTGTCCGAGGACGCGGAGCTGCGGGCGACGGCGGAGGCGACCGGGGTCGGGGACCTGCTGGAGATCGAACGGCTGGCCCGGAGGGCCCCACGGGCGCATCCGGGACTCAACGTCACCGTCGTGCGGCCCGCAGTGCTGGTGGGCGGCACGGACACCGCGCTGACCAGGTACTTCGAGTCGCCCCGGTTGCTCGTCGTCGCCGGGTCCCGGCCCGCCTGGCAGTTCTGCCACGTCGAGGATCTGTGCGGCGCGCTGGAGTACGCCGTCCTGGAGAAGGTCGAGGGCGAGCTCGCCGTCGGGTGCGACGGGTGGCTGGAGCAGGAGGAGGTCGAGGAGCTGACCGGGATCCGGCGGATGGAGCTGCCGTCCGCGGTCGCGCTCGGGGCGGCGGCCCGGCTGCACCGGATCGGGCTCACGCCGTCTCCGGCGGGGGACCTGGCGTACACGATGTACCCCTGGGTGGTGAGCGGGAGCCGGCTGCATGACGCGGGGTGGCGGCCGCAGTGGACCAATGAGGAAGTGCTCGCCGAACTCCTCGAGGAGGTGTCCGGGAGACGCACGGTGGTCGGCCGGCGGCTCGGACGCAAGGACGCGACGGCGGCCGGGGCCGCGGGTGCGACGGTGGCCCTGCTGGGTGCGGCGGCGGTGGTCCGGCGCGCGCGGAAGGCGCGGCGGCGGATCTGAGGGACGCGAGGTCGGGGCGCGGCGGATCTGAGGGACGCGAGGTCGGGGCGCGGCGGATCTGAGAGAGGCGAGGCCGCGGGCCTCGGAAGGCACTCGGCGCTCGGTGCGGGGCGGCTCCCCATGGGAGGTCGACGCCCGACGTGGGAGCGGGTCCGGGGGCACGGCCCCCTCGGCCCGACGGCGCCGGCTGGAGGAAGCTCCGAAGGGCACGCGCGCGTGCGGGCCAGCCGACCACGCTGTTCCCCGGCGGTGGCGTACGGCACGATGGAGGTATGGCACCCACACACGACCATCCCGGTGAGCAGGTCGCTCAGGACCCGATCAAGCTGCTCGCCATTCGTGAGACGGCCCTCTCCCTGGACGAGGTCTTCCGGGCCGTCGGGGACGACGCCGCCGGGGGCACCGCCCTGTTCGTGGGGACCGTGCGGAACCATGACGGGGGTGCCGACGTCGAGGCGCTCGGGTATTCGTGCCATCCCAGTGCCGAGGCGGAGATGCGGCGGATCGCCGAGAAGGTCGTCGCGGAGTATCCGGTGCGGGCACTCGCCGCGGTCCACCGGGTCGGGGACCTCGGGGTCGGGGACCTCGCCGTCGTCGTCGCCGTTTCCTGCCCGCACCGGGGTGAGGCCTTCGAGGCCTGCCGGAAGCTGATCGACGACCTCAAGCACGACGTGCCGATCTGGAAGCATCAGACGTTCTCCGACGGCACCGAGGAGTGGGTCGGCGCCTGCTGACCCCGGCCCGCTTCCTGACCCCGCCCCGCCCGCTGACCTCGTGCGCACGCTGGCCCCCGCCCGCCCGCTGAACACTGGCCGGCCCCGCCGGAACCGGGCCCACCCGCTGAACCCTTCCTTCACTCCTCCGGTTGCGTAACCGCACCCCTGGCGTGAGCGTTGTCGATGCGGATGGTTAATCTGCTGATCGGTCAGTTGCGATCGTAGGGGTTGCAATCGTCGGGTTGCGATCGTTCTGGTGGGGTTGGAGGTCGGCATGGGGGCGCTCGTCTGGTTGCTGATTCCGCTGTTGGCCGCGATCGGCGCCGGTGTCTGGGGCAGTTGGGCCAACCGGACCCGCAGAGCCCGCAGCGACGGCCCCGAACTGGACGGATACGCGCGGTTCCGCGCGGCCATGGAGAAGCCCCGCTCGGGCACATGACCCGGACGCCGCCCTGACGGTGCGCTGACAGGGACGTCCCGTACTGTCGTGCCATGCCACGCCGCACTGCGACGATGCTCGCCTCCACCCTGAT carries:
- a CDS encoding SDR family oxidoreductase; this translates as MSSPDPQVRAARNQSTSPAMRGPVVAVTGAASGIGALLTERLAASEEIKQVIALDERRGECAAAQWHILDVRDPAIAEKLRGADAVVHLALDLDLETDAAARTAYNVRGTQTVLTAAAAAGVHRVVLCTSAMVYGALPDNELPLSEDAELRATAEATGVGDLLEIERLARRAPRAHPGLNVTVVRPAVLVGGTDTALTRYFESPRLLVVAGSRPAWQFCHVEDLCGALEYAVLEKVEGELAVGCDGWLEQEEVEELTGIRRMELPSAVALGAAARLHRIGLTPSPAGDLAYTMYPWVVSGSRLHDAGWRPQWTNEEVLAELLEEVSGRRTVVGRRLGRKDATAAGAAGATVALLGAAAVVRRARKARRRI
- a CDS encoding molybdenum cofactor biosynthesis protein MoaE, with the translated sequence MAPTHDHPGEQVAQDPIKLLAIRETALSLDEVFRAVGDDAAGGTALFVGTVRNHDGGADVEALGYSCHPSAEAEMRRIAEKVVAEYPVRALAAVHRVGDLGVGDLAVVVAVSCPHRGEAFEACRKLIDDLKHDVPIWKHQTFSDGTEEWVGAC